The window CAGGCGTGTACCCTGTCCACGTGCAGTTGTACGAAGCTTGGAAGCAGGTTTGGTCAATCAAAGTGACGAGCACAGAGGAGTACCCCCACCTGAAACCTGCTCGCTATCGCCGTGGCTTCATCCACAATGGCATCATGGTAGGTGGCCAGGCTTTATCTCTGgtgcttctctcctctgcctcccccaccaAAAGCCAGAACCTTGGCGGGTGGTTTCTGGGCAGCTTGGATGCTTTGATTTGAGGGGGTTCTGTCTGCTGCTCGTCCTGCATGGGGGAAGCTCGTGTGAGGACAGTTTTTGGCTGCTCCATCTATCCACCTCCATGCCTTATGGGCATCAGGATTCAAGTCAAAGGTGGTGAGGGGCAGTGGAGCCAATCCTGACCTCTGGGGGTTGAGGACCCACTTTTTgtttgggaggaggaaggggacccAGCCCTGGATGCTCCATCCATGTCTTTCTCCTCCCCCAGGTACTTCCTCGGCAAACCTGTGGCCTCTTCACACACACCATCTTCTACAACGAGTACCCCGGTGGCTCCAGTGAGCTGGACAAAATCATCAACGGGGGTGAACTGTTCCTGACTGTGCTCCTCAACCCCGTGAGTACTGCTGTGCAGCTGCccggggacagacggacaggtgtctcttgcagagccatcCCCTGGTGCCACTGTGGGCAATGTCCCCAACGTCCTCAGCCAGGGTGGGAGCTGTTCGTGTGGGACGGCCGCTGGGTGAGGCTCTGCTAACCCCTGCTCCGTCCTCTCCACTTCAGATCAGCATCTTCATGACCCATCTGTCCAATTACGGCAATGACCGCCTGGGCTTGTACACCTTCAAGCACCTGGTCCACTTCCTCAACTCCTGGACCAACTTGAAGCTGCAGACACTGCCGCCTGTGCAGCTGGCACAGAAATACTTCCAGATCTTCTCCGAGGAGAAGGACCCGCTGTGGCAGGTACCCCTCATGCCTGGAATGGGGGGAACAGGAGGTGTTTCGACTCTTCGTGGTTCTGCGGGCAGTGCCGGGAAGGAGTTTGCCCTGTAGAGCTGGAAATAACCCCAGTCTTTGCCCTGCCCGCTGAGCAGTGTGGCCTCCCCAAGCATCTGCTCGGGCTGGAGGGGGCCGAGCAGTGGTGCACGGTCCTGTCCAAGCTGCCCTGTCCCTAATCCTCCCCTCCTGCATTTCAGGATCCCTGTGAAGACAAGCGTCACAAAGACATTTGGTCCAAAGAAAAGACCTGTGACCGATTCCCAAAGCTTCTCATCATCGGGCCTCAAAAAACAGGTGCTTCCCTTCACCCTCGGTGCCGTGAGCATGCTGGGAGGCTTGCCGGGTCCTCCACGCACCCCCAGAGAGCCTCTCTCAGCCCTCCTGCCCTGGAGGAGCTCGGGGGGAGGCTTGGCCCAAGTCAGCTCTCACTTTCTGTCTGTCCGAAGGAACGACCGCCCTTTATCTCTTCTTGGGGATGCACCCGGACCTGAGCAGCAACTACCCCAGCTCAGAGACCTTCGAGGAGATACAGTTCTTCAACGGACACAACTATCACAAGGGCATCGACTGGTAGGTCTCCCCATCgcgggggctgagctgggagcgCTGGTTCCTTCAGGAACCAGAGCAGCGGTGCTGTGGGGTTTCCCATCAGCCTCGCAGCCACCGGGCTCTTGGCAGAGGCCACCTGGGTGCTGCAAGGTGGGATGAATCCTGCATGGGCTCTGCCCTTTGCAAGGGTGTGCTCAGGCCAGCACCAGCTCTGTTGGGTGGTCAGAGAGTTTGCCTTACTGTGGAGGTCTGCAGTGCGGCCAACACTGGTGGTGGTTGCTGCTACGCTGCCTTCAGACCACCACAGCACCATGGTTTATCCCCAAGATGTTGTCCTGAAGGCAAAGGCCGCTTGCTGGGTCTCAGAAGTGCTGTCGGCAGAAGCcatgtgcatgtgtgttcatCTGCTACCCCCTGGTTTCGGGGTCTGCCTGGGGAATCTGGTGAGGCGTGGCCCTCCAAAATGGCTGGAGGGGATTGTGGAGCCCCAGGCAGCGTGTCAGACGTGGGGGGACCCTGCAGGGTTAGTGCGTGGCACAGAGTATCTGAGATGTCACCTGcgaggggggtgctggggacatcTCGTGGTGCCCATCCTCCTGCCTCACGCGGTACCTCCCCCAGGTACATGGAgttcttccccatcccctccaacACCACCTCCGACTTCTACTTTGAGAAAAGTGCCAACTACTTTGACTCAGAAGTGGCTCCCCGGCGAGCTGCGGCCCTGCTCTCCAAGGCCAAAGTCATCACCATCCTCATCAACCCTGCAGATCGAGCCTACTCCTGGTATCAGGTGAGCCGCccgcctctgcctctgccccggcTTGGGCAGCCCCGTGGGGCGGTGGGCCAGGGGCTTGCCTCTGTCAGCTTGGTTTGGGAGGTGGGGTGGCTGCGGGCACTGCACTTCTTGGGTGAACAAGACATGCGAGGACACAGCGTGGTGGCCTGGGAGCCATGGTGCCTTGCGGGCAGCCCAGGATTTGGGTTGCCCCGGGGACAAACCTGCCTTGCTCGTGCCTGACAGCACCAGCGAGCTCACGATGACCCAGTCGCCCTGAAATACACCTTCCACGAGGTGATCACGGCGGGACCCGAGGCTGCTCCGAAGCTCCGGACCCTGCAGAACCGCTGCCTGGTGCCAGGCTGGTATGCCACCCACATCGAGCGCTGGCTGAACAGCTACCACGCCAACCAGGTAGGTGTGGGAGCACCCCACTCCTGCAAGTGGCAGCACCCCGGGGAGGCCCCCTTGCCCAAGCAAGGACGTGGGGAGAAGAGAGCTTGGGTCCCAAGTCAGCTGTGAGGGTGCTCCCATGGGAGCTGCTTTTCTTATACCCTAAAAGCCATGGAGGGAAGAGTAAAAGTActtggggaaggggcagaggggagataTTGTGCAAGAAGGAAACCCTTGTAGTGTGAGGTTGTTGATGGATGATGCACAAAGATGTCCTTGTGCCGGTCCTGGGCAGGTAGGTCCTTCTGCTGGTCCTCTGCCAAAGCAGGGTTGAAAGGGGTCCATGGGGTGGAGGGCTGTGGGTGGCTCTGCAGGGCACCCACTGCTTGCCCGCCACTCTTGGCCACAGACTCCCGTGGGACTGCCCTGTCTGGTGTCACCGTGGCATCCAAGCAGGACAAAAATAGCAGGCAAAGCTGCCCCTGGTTCGAGCTGCCTGCGGGGGAAATGGGGGCTGGATGCCAGCGCTGCTGTGACCCGCACAGTGGAGCGCTGCTGGCAGTGTACGGGCTCAGTCCATGAATGATTTTTCCACCATCATTTAACCTTATAAAGTCTATTAGTTGTCTGCTTCTGGCATAATTGCTGTGatgcagccctggctggctgtGGGTTAGGTGGCCCTGAGCCGAAGCTCTGATGTTGTCCTGGATGGGTCCTGGCCCtggcttttatttgcatttaattttctaacACCCAGTGTAAGTGAACACCGGGGCACGTTAGCATTCAAAACGGGACGCTGCACGGGCTGGTGGCAAATTTGACTCCAAGATGGCAAAAGGTGCGAAAAGGTGCGTTAtgccccaggagagcagggctgggagccagcggCACCTCACCGCCCGCCTTGCTCCTTGCAGATCCTGGTCCTGGACGGCAAGCTGCTCCGAACGGAACCCGCCAAAGTGATGGAGACGGTCCAGAAATTCCTCGGCGTGACCAACTTCATCGATTATCACAAGACCCTGGCGTGAGTCCTTCCCCGAGCTTCTCCTTCCTCCAACCTGCCGTtgcccctggggacacccagcgctgtcccggggcagcccccagccctgagGCTCactgcggggctgctgctggttttaatGAGATCAGGGTTTCACTTGAGGCTGGAACAGCAGCTCCTGGTTGCCGTGACCTACGCTGGGGTAGCTGCAATCAGAAATAACGTTCAGCAAGCACCCCGCTTTGCTGTGCTTATCCAGGCACCGCGGTGGGGACGGTGGTGTCAGCCTGggcagcccaggagcagcactGGGCTCCCGGAGCGGAGTTCAGGGGTGCGTTCATGCCACTTGTGATCGCGTTGAGCCCTGGCACCCCGGCTCCTCGTGCATGTGCTGCAGAGAGTGGCTCTTGCTGCTGGCCGTGTGGCACCTCTGCGGGTGACACCCTGCTCTCAGCCTTCCAGACATTAAAGGCCACCATGGGAAGCAGGAGCTCCAGAGCTAGAAAAACAATAGTTTACCTCTGTGCTGGTAAACTACATATGCGTTTAAACTATATATGTCTTTATACAAACTATATACAGGCACATATATTGCCTGTATATGTGGCTGCTCTGAGTCTGCACCCAGGTGTCGTGGGGCTCCTGAGAGCATCCAGGGCCAAAGGTGCCGCAGAAAATAATAACTAAACCCATGTAGACCCCCGTGCTCCCTCACAGCAGGGCGATGCAGCGATGAATGAACCTTGTCAGGCCGCTCACTGTGCGGCTGTACGGAGAAGCTGTTGTACAAGGGGGTCAATAACGAGATGTTAGCTGGGCTGCGAATTCGAAAGAGGTGGAGAAGTGCCCCcatgcagggctgggcagcagcggggcttGTCTGGCAGCATGCTTGCCTGCGGCAGGCACGGGGGAGCGAGAGAGGTGAGGCAGAGCTGTCGCTTCGCAGGTTTGATCCAAAGAAAGGATTCTGGTGTCAGCTTCTGGATGGAGGGAAAACGAAATGCTTGGGAAAGAGCAAAGGGAGGAAGTACCCCGAGATGGATTCGGATGTGAGTATGCAGAAAGCCTCCTGGGACGGTcccgagcggggctggggggccgtgccggggcggtgGGCTCGGGGCCGGTCCCCCTGACCCTCCTCTCTGTTCTCCCGTTGCAGTCACGCGCCTTCCTGCGGGACTATTACAGGGACCATAACATAGAGCTCTCCAAGCTCCTGTACAAAATGGGGCAGACGCTGCCCACCTGGCTGCGGGaggagctgcagagcaccagGTAGCTGCCGCCCGCTGCCCACCCAGCAATACCCGAGCGGGGCCGACCCCTGCACCCGGCGGGACCTTCCTCAGCAATACCCGGCCGTGGCCTTGGAGGGGACCCCCAGGAGCGGACGGCTGCGCCCGAGGCTGCCCGAGCGGTGGCCTGACTCTGCAGTCCCCGCGCTGCCACCTCTCCGCCTACCCCACGCCcgtttctctttcattttattttgttttcctttttaattcctgGGCCTGTCGGTGAGGTCCCTTCCTGCCCCGCTCCAATGTGGGGAAGTGGCACAAATTCCCCCTTTCTCTGCCCAAAACGGGCCCTGACTCCCCTGGGCCTGAGGGCAGCGGCAGAGCCATCCCTCACCTCCTGGTCTGAGGGTGGAGGAGCCGCTCTGGGCACGCTGGAGGTGACTTTGCTGAGCCGGAGCAGAGGAGTGGAGCTGGTGGAGACCCAAAGCACAGAGGGACCCAGACCCGCTCCTGCCATCGGCCCCGTGGCAGGAAGCAGGAGAGTTTGCCGGATTCCCCCGACACCTACTTGGAAAAGCTGCgaacaaaatggatttttctttcaaagtcttGGGCACGATTTCTTTTGTCATCTCCGTTTGTTTTCAAGCTACTCAACCGCTTCCTCCCCGTCCGTGGGCAGCGCGGTGAGACTGCGGCCGAGCAGGAGAAGGGCCCGGTGTGCTGGCCCCGGTGCGCTCCCCGGCACGCTCCCGTCCCCCCCAAGCTCCCCCTTGCGATCTTGTACACGCGTGGTGTTTCCTGTGGTAAAGCCGAGCGGTGCCCGGTGTCCCCCGGCACGGAGGAGAGCCAGCCCTCGGGGACAGGGCGGACATTGGAATAACGGCAATCAGAAGGATTCTGAGAACTTCAAACCTCTTGAATATTAAAAGCgaaagtattttaataatgttggggtgcgggggggtggggtggtgtttgGTTCCCATTTTGCAGGGGGTTGTTTTTCTTCGGTGCCAGAATTTGTACCTAAACCCCGAGGGTTTTACGTGGTCTCTTTGGTTGTTACATGTGACGTGGATGAAGGTCAGTGGGGAAGCGGGGGACGGTTTCCCAGCTGGAGACGTGTCTTTATCCCGGTGGTGCCGTACcgagctgcagccccagctctgcctctcccgTGCCCTGTCCTCTTCCCCCCTGGGTTTTGCTGCCAGGGCTGGCAAACGAGACGGAGCTATCACGGGTTTACCGGGATAAGGGCCCAAATTTCCCCTCGGATGGAGCCGCTCCGCAGGATGCGGGATGGCAGCGGTTGCCGACGGAGGTGGACGCGGTACCCGGGATGCCGCCCTCGCctccagggcgggggggggacacacggtgTTTCACCCTGGGTGACCGAGGGTCCCCGCTGGCAGCTGGGGTTCCCACCCGTTATTTTTGCAGGAGCCCCTGTAGCCGtgtgtggggccgggggggctgcacctcccctctgcccctccgTGGGCTTGTGCTGGGAGAGGCTCCCGGGCGCTGGTGTAAGGTCCTGTCGAACCAACTGCTAATAAATCGGGGGGCTCTGGTTTTACTTGCTGTTGTTGCCTGTTTCTCTCCTCGCCGGCAGGATCCAGCCCTCCCCCCGGGGGGTCCCATCGGCCTCCAGGGACTTTTGGGGCCCATCTTCTGTGGGGATTTGGGGAGGACAGGGGTGTGCGTGGGAGCAGCGCTCCGTGCACGAGGTGGCAGCAGCCATCTAGCCCTGGATCCGGCCACGCCGCACGGCCGCCCGCGGCCTCGTCTTCCCGGGATGGGGCCCGCAGCCAGCCGGGACAGCACCCAGCACCAACTGTGTTAGCactggggcagggatttgggggggccggggggggatcCCCGCTTGCCTTCTCCCCCCTGCCTGCTTAGCCGGTCCCTGCCTGCCAGAGCCTGCCCGCCGTCCGCTGCCTCCCCACCGCCTTCTGCAGCCCGGCCCCTGCGAAGCGCTGGAGGAAACGAAGACGGAGCCTAATTAATCCCAGCCGGGTTTGTTTGAACCTGTCGGAGTGACAAACGATGTGAGGTGCCGCAGGAGCCGCCGGACAGAGGAGAGGGGGCTGCGAAGGGAGAgccggggctgcctgcctgcacccctggggctgcctgcctgcctgcctgcacccctggaGCTGCCTGCCTGGACAAGGAGGCTTTTAATTTTGGGCCATGCTGGAGCAACGCCAGGCCATGCACCCTACACTGTCACCCCGTGGTTCGCTTCCCGGTGTCCCCGAACCTGGGAGGGAGCGGTGGGGTTGTGCCCGGGGCTGGCCCCCAGCCACCATCgtccccatccagccccaggTGACGTGCAACCGGCTTCGGCTCAGCCGGGCTGCCCCAGGTGGGaccagctgctgcccagcttgACCCTGAGTTAATTGCTTGGTAATTAATGGGGCCAGGAGCACAGCTCAGCCCTATGCGATGGCCCCGGGGTGCCtgggaggatgaggagggctCTGCCCTCACACGGCCGCAGGAGAGCCGTGGGGGAGGAAGGCTCCGTGCCCCTCGCCTGTGGCCCGCCTTGGCACTGCTGATGTTTTCTAGCTTCTGTGCCTGCCGAAAATGTGCAAACTTGGCAAAATCCATGCCGGGCTGAGCAAGGGCCAGGGGCTGGGTGGCTGCGGCTGGCCAGACTctgggggggagcgggagccctGACCGGCATCCCCGCTCGGGGCTCTAACCCCGCCATGCCCCCgggctgctccccatccccagctgGGGGCTGCCCGGGACCATCCCTGCTGTGGCCTCGTCGCACGAACGCTCGCTGGAGACCCcaaggcagcccctgcccggccctgagcccccgggggggctggggctgcgtggggaagcaggtgggaggcagcagcctcctgggggtcctggaggtCTCAGAGATGAGCCCGAGGCTGCTCCAGGCCCtccgcagccccagcccgcggGCAGAGCCATGGCGGCGGCTGTGGTGAGGGCTGGCTTTCCTCCCCACGACGAGCCGCTGCAGGGTCAG is drawn from Mycteria americana isolate JAX WOST 10 ecotype Jacksonville Zoo and Gardens chromosome 8, USCA_MyAme_1.0, whole genome shotgun sequence and contains these coding sequences:
- the NDST1 gene encoding bifunctional heparan sulfate N-deacetylase/N-sulfotransferase 1, which produces MTVLARARRGIRQVSLQVVLLLLFVVCLLSVFVSAYYLYGWKRGLEPSGDVAGPDCDEPKVAPSRLLPLKTLKVADSSRTDPLVLVFVESLYSQLGQEIVAILESSRFKYRTEIAPGKGDMPTLTDKDRGRFALIIYENILKYVNLDAWNRELLDKYCVEYGVGIIGFFKANENSLLSAQLKGFPLFLHSNLALKDCSINPKSPLLYITRPSEVEKGVLPGEDWTVFQSNHSTYEPVLLAKTKSAESIPHMSVDAALHTTVMQDLGLHDGIQRVLFGNNLNFWLHKLVFVDSVSFLTGKRLSLPLDRYILVDIDDIFVGKEGTRMKVEDVKALFNTQNELRTHIPNFTFNLGYSGKFFHTGTDAEDEGDDLLLSYVREFWWFPHMWSHMQPHLFHNQSVLAEQMTLNKKFAVEHGIPTDMGYAVAPHHSGVYPVHVQLYEAWKQVWSIKVTSTEEYPHLKPARYRRGFIHNGIMVLPRQTCGLFTHTIFYNEYPGGSSELDKIINGGELFLTVLLNPISIFMTHLSNYGNDRLGLYTFKHLVHFLNSWTNLKLQTLPPVQLAQKYFQIFSEEKDPLWQDPCEDKRHKDIWSKEKTCDRFPKLLIIGPQKTGTTALYLFLGMHPDLSSNYPSSETFEEIQFFNGHNYHKGIDWYMEFFPIPSNTTSDFYFEKSANYFDSEVAPRRAAALLSKAKVITILINPADRAYSWYQHQRAHDDPVALKYTFHEVITAGPEAAPKLRTLQNRCLVPGWYATHIERWLNSYHANQILVLDGKLLRTEPAKVMETVQKFLGVTNFIDYHKTLAFDPKKGFWCQLLDGGKTKCLGKSKGRKYPEMDSDSRAFLRDYYRDHNIELSKLLYKMGQTLPTWLREELQSTR